From Xyrauchen texanus isolate HMW12.3.18 chromosome 36, RBS_HiC_50CHRs, whole genome shotgun sequence, one genomic window encodes:
- the LOC127630094 gene encoding schwannomin-interacting protein 1-like isoform X2, which translates to MVHQDNCSYQAQKSERESIRQKLALGSFFDDGPGIYTSCSKSGKPSLSSRLQSGMNLQICFVNDSGSDKDSDVDDSKTETSLDTPLSPMSKQISSYSDRDTTEDDSESLEDMDFLSRQKKLQAEAKLALAMAKPMAKMQVQVEKQNRKKSPVADLLPHMPHISECLMKRSLKHTDLRDMTLGQLQVIVNDLHSQIEGLNEELVQLLLMRDELQMEQDAMLVDIEDLTRHAQSQQKHMSEKTLPSK; encoded by the exons GCTCAGAAGAGTGAGCGTGAATCCATCCGGCAGAAGTTGGCACTGGGCAGTTTCTTTGACGATGGGCCGGGCATCTACACCAGCTGCAGTAAAAGCGGCAAACCCAGTCTGTCCTCAAG ACTTCAGAGTGGCATGAATCTGCAGATCTGCTTCGTAAACGACAGCGGAAGCGACAAAGACAGCGATGTAGACGACAGCAAGACAGAGACCAGCCTGGACACACCACTGTCACCCATg AGCAAACAGATCTCGTCGTACTCAGACAGGGACACGACCGAGGACGACTCTGAGTCTCTGGAGGACATGGACTTCCTGAGCCGTCAGAAGAAGCTGCAGGCTGAGGCGAAGCTGGCTCTAGCGATGGCCAAACCCATGGCCAAGATGCAGGTGCAGGTGGAGAAACAGAACCGCAAGAAGTCTCCCGTCGCAGACCTG CTTCCTCATATGCCGCACATCAGTGAGTGTTTGATGAAGAGGAGTTTGAAACACACAGATCTCAGAGACATGACCCTCGGACAGCTACAGGTCATAGTGAACGACCTGCACTCACAGATCGAGg gtCTGAATGAAGAGCTGGTGCAGCTGTTACTGATGCGAGATGAACTGCAGATGGAGCAGGACGCCATGTTAGTGGACATAGAAGATCTGACCAG gcatGCTCAGAGTCAGCAGAAACACATGTCCGAGAAGACTCTTCCCTCCAAATGA